The following coding sequences lie in one Syngnathus scovelli strain Florida chromosome 1, RoL_Ssco_1.2, whole genome shotgun sequence genomic window:
- the LOC125989856 gene encoding janus kinase and microtubule-interacting protein 3-like, which yields MLYEALPQRDCPATDGEKASHAGVNDVLTADQREELRSAVDQWKRALMCELRERDACILQERMDLLHSAQQRNKELKEFIEAQKRQIKQLEEKFLFLFLFFSLAFILWP from the exons atgttgtacgaggcgctaccgcagcgggactgccccgccacggacggcgaaaaagccagccacgctggcgtgaatgacgtgctgacggcggatcagagagaagagcttaggagcgccgtggaccaatggaagcgagccctgatgtgcgagttgagggagcgcgacgcttgcatcctccaagagagaatggatctgctgcacagcgcgcaacag aggaacaaagagctgaaagaattcatcgaagctcagaagagacaaatcaaacaattggaggagaagtttctgtttctctttctattcttctccttggccttcattctgtggccctaa